One Triticum dicoccoides isolate Atlit2015 ecotype Zavitan chromosome 5B, WEW_v2.0, whole genome shotgun sequence genomic window carries:
- the LOC119310879 gene encoding uncharacterized protein LOC119310879 produces MTAEGTARGGAGEAPKAELAAAKAVSPTGEEREGVGGPFVIVNGDSDGHSDPGSDTGAGAEPDSRPEEEDLPRANAAPAADAGGDYPTAGGELAAPDGAVGLPSSNGHASPAPAESEVDGVGEVEGEESHNSEAGPGDQGTAAAGELDGQDAATELKIDHADAADDSAPHAVESVLNVNDGESEKSAATEVVAPEEQQDGEKNAPAESSGSDKPPTQAESGSIVLESEGSGEQSKGEEIAAEIMESGTDGSGVSGVTGQHDADTSVTATDPVINVDEGKHEHAAVTELVEQDGSNGHDHVEQIADSGTSAPEIEADGSKGQQIEALTTEPEVLDGGDCEATSKGPSEEEVVANGPGCAKDTSQPEVLDGGDCEATSKGPSEEEVVANGLGCAKDTADTSLELEGESEVASVVVEVEGVVVKDGEGDLHDGHTVVVPSSDEEAKPPAKEGTNEAIPAEVVKEGISEQIVQDNESVKVDVSSVTHQSVNSEAPVVEPKGDHILQVEDAAGDGNTAVSDVKAVMLEMNAADSVQTPDLKSASEDRSVPLHANSSDQVEEEVNKEVSPEDAHLAQNEYSSVQTGKHEQLELPGTGAAAADKSDNAVVEAEPGKEMEVVEDVALHAAAASTFHNEPRSIDFIDNNYVKPDTELESCDHVQAEECNSDEISSTAVDEVISGVSTEHGTAVTDDAELRYDTGGASLSETAVDQGEAVALTDNKASVVDEVKPSSAPGSESDVAPEAGDVSQIGESRDLVTDCQSNNDQPDILDTSTTREELVSLTEYPCLPVVTLESGVKAPHTDKATATSDETSKDTENINACNISSTEVETKSLEVVEPSSVDGVVPVEHENDDEHEHKGKEKIAEDSSESPVEQPVDLESDKGNIQLMRPHKFFIVKVPKLAGDDVWAKVQDAQVHLDRLTQERDAINARKKKQKAAFDEYREKLEAARKEETEARAAHAGKRNVLDGVRSTIGKLNQATSVEEIDELIVRKQRTMEHETISLKEEKLFIKEINDLKAQRKQACSNMGSEAEMSEAFHQKDHIHEQHKTLKKEADLLFKNLKSLEENRKKIQKSFEDERAALRKLNDDLYAANELRQQAYEKWVELRGEPGKKNKYFFMYKKDRDAAGKLLSSGDIDGLQSYCNNQVEGFMEMWNKDDDFRRLYVEANQISTLRRLATHDGRSLGPDEEPPVIPSNNYSRRPNNPSQLTVSSPNVPITTKEAAPEKSTAVVVPVEEDSFPVLPPTQTHKQAKPKAAGSGSSQKEITPAPAPAPEVVDVKQIEKEKARLAEEMELARKAEELARKEEELREQRAAAEKEQLRLEQIAKAKEAEERKKKKAEKAQERAEFKARKEAEMKEKKKAKKSKKVGTAPADLASVQSNPAPIATTDAESNTPDNTRDVDVPQQPPRRPGKPAVRQLQPMPAPLRNKFKRRTRQYIFIGVAVALAVVALILAGRTLDLPGLSSLRF; encoded by the exons ATGACGGCCGAGGGGACggcgcgcggcggcgccggcgaggcgccGAAGGCGGAATtggcggcggccaaggcggtctccCCGACGGGGGAGGAGCGCGAGGGGGTGGGCGGCCCCTTCGTGATCGTCAACGGCGACTCCGACGGCCACTCGGACCCCGGCTCGGACACGGGCGCCGGGGCCGAGCCGGATTCCCGCCCGGAGGAGGAGGATCTGCCCCGGGCCAATGCAGCCCCGGCTGCTGACGCGGGCGGAGATTACCCCACCGCCGGTGGGGAATTGGCCGCTCCGGACGGCGCCGTCGGCCTCCCATCTTCCAACGGGCATGCTAGCCCCGCTCCGGCGGAGTCTGAGGTTGATGGTGTGGGCGAAGTAGAAGGTGAGGAAAGCCACAATTCTGAAGCTGGACCGGGGGACCAGGGCACTGCTGCCGCTGGAGAGCTTGATGGTCAAGATGCAGCAACAGAACTTAAGATTGACCATGCTGACGctgctgatgattctgctccacatGCCGTGGAATCTGTGCTTAATGTCAACGATGGAGAAAGTGAAAAAAGTGCTGCCACTGAGGTTGTTGCTCCTGAAGAACAGCAGGATGGAGAGAAGAATGCTCCAGCAGAGTCCAGTGGTTCAGATAAGCCCCCCACACAGGCTGAGTCTGGTTCCATTGTCTTGGAGTCTGAGGGCAGTGGCGAGCAGAGCAAAGGAGAAGAGATTGCTGCTGAGATCATGGAGTCAGGTACAGATGGATCAGGTGTCTCGGGGGTGACTGGACAGCATGATGCTGACACAAGTGTGACTGCTACTGATCCTGTGATTAACGTCGATGAGGGCAAACATGAGCATGCTGCAGTCACAGAGCTGGTGGAGCAGGATGGGAGCAACGGGCATGACCATGTTGAGCAGATTGCTGATTCTGGCACATCTGCTCCTGAGATAGAAGCTGATGGGAGCAAAGGGCAGCAAATAGAAGCACTGACTACTGAGCCTGAAGTATTGGATGGAGGCGATTGTGAAGCGACTTCTAAGGGACCTTCAGAAGAGGAAGTTGTTGCAAACGGGCCTGGCTGTGCCAAGGACACTTCTCAGCCTGAAGTATTGGATGGAGGCGATTGTGAAGCGACTTCTAAGGGACCTTCAGAAGAGGAAGTTGTTGCAAACGGGCTTGGCTGTGCCAAGGACACTGCTGACACTTCTTTGGAGCTTGAGGGAGAGAGCGAAGTTGCCTCTGTTGTGGTTGAAGTGGAGGGCGTAGTAGTAAAGGATGGTGAGGGGGATTTGCATGATGGTCATACGGTTGTTGTCCCCTCATCTGACGAGGAAGCAAAACCTCCCGCAAAGGAGGGTACAAATGAGGCCATTCCTGCTGAAGTTGTGAAGGAGGGAATAAGTGAACAAATTGTGCAAGATAATGAATCCGTTAAGGTTGATGTCTCTTCTGTCACACATCAGTCAGTAAATTCAGAAGCTCCAGTTGTTGAACCTAAGGGGGATCACATACTCCAGGTAGAAGATGCTGCAGGTGATGGAAACACTGCAGTTTCTGATGTGAAGGCTGTCATGTTGGAAATGAACGCAGCAGATAGCGTGCAAACACCGGATCTCAAGTCGGCATCTGAAGACAGGAGTGTACCATTGCATGCGAATTCGTCCGACCAAGTTGAGGAGGAGGTAAACAAAGAAGTTTCCCCTGAGGACGCACATTTAGCCCAGAATGAATATTCTTCTGTACAGACTGGAAAACATGAGCAGTTGGAATTACCTGGCACTGGTGCAGCTGCAGCTGATAAAAGTGACAATGCTGTGGTAGAGGCAGAACCAGGTAAAGAGATGGAGGTTGTTGAAGACGTTGCGTTGCATGCGGCTGCAGCATCTACTTTCCATAATGAGCCAAGGTCCATTGATTTCATTGATAACAATTACGTAAAACCGGATACTGAGTTGGAAAGTTGTGATCATGTACAAGCAGAGGAGTGTAATTCTGATGAAATATCTAGCACAGCTGTCGATGAAGTTATATCTGGTGTTTCCACGGAACATGGAACTGCTGTGACAGATGACGCTGAACTCAGATATGATACAGGAGGTGCATCTCTTAGCGAAACTGCTGTTGATCAAGGTGAAGCTGTTGCATTGACTGATAATAAAGCTTCTGTTGTAGATGAAGTTAAACCCTCTTCTGCCCCAGGAAGTGAATCTGATGTGGCTCCTGAAGCTGGTGATGTTTCGCAAATAGGCGAATCACGTGATTTGGTTACAGATTGCCAATCTAATAATGACCAGCCGGACATTCTTGACACATCAACTACGCGTGAAGAGCTAGTTTCTCTGACTGAATATCCTTGCCTGCCAGTTGTTACATTGGAATCTGGAGTTAAGGCTCCTCATACGGACAAGGCAACCGCCACGTCAGATGAGACATCCAAAGATACTGAAAATATAAATGCATGCAATATATCTTCTACTGAGGTTGAAACCAAATCTTTGGAAG TAGTGGAACCTTCATCTGTTGACGGGGTAGTTCCAGTGGAACATGAGAATGATGATGAACATGAACACAAAGGCAAGGAGAAGATTGCTGAGGACTCCAGTGAGTCGCCTGTTGAACAGCCTGTTGATCTTGAGAGTGACAAGGGAAATATACAACTCATGAGGCCACACAAGTTCTTCATCGTAAAGGTTCCTAAACTTGCGGGCGATGATGTCTGGGCAAAGGTACAAGATGCTCAAGTTCATCTGGATCGCCTGACTCAGGAAAGAGATGCAATTAATGCTCGCAAGAAAAAGCAAAAG GCTGCCTTTGATGAGTATCGGGAAAAGTTAGAGGCAGCACGGAAAGAAGAGACTGAAGCGAGAGCTGCACATGCTGGCAAGAGGAATGTTCTTGATGGTGTACGGTCAACTATTGGGAAGTTGAATCAAGCAACTTCAGTTGAAGAAATTGATGAGTTG ATCGTGAGGAAACAGAGGACTATGGAACATGAAACAATTTCTTTGAAAGAAGAGAAGCTATTCATTAAAGAGATTAATGATCTGAAAGCCCAAAGGAAGCAAGCGTGCTCCAATATGGGCTCAGAGGCTGAAATGAGTGAAGCATTCCATCAAAAGGATCACATTCATGAGCAACATAAG ACTTTGAAGAAGGAAGCAGATTTACTTTTCAAAAATCTGAAGTCCCTTGAGGAGAACAGAAAAAAGATTCAAAAATCTTTCGAGGATGAAAGAGCTGCTCTCAGAAAGTTAAATGATGACTTGTATGCTGCCAATGAACTACGTCAACAGGCCTATGAGAAGTGGGTTGAGCTGAGAGGGGAACCGGGCAAGAAG AACAAGTACTTCTTCATGTACAAGAAGGACCGCGATGCTGCGGGCAAGCTCTTATCAAGTGGTGACATTGATGGACTTCAGTCATATTGTAATAATCAG GTTGAGGGTTTTATGGAGATGTGGAACAAAGATGATGACTTCCGCAGGCTGTATGTTGAAGCAAACCAGATTAGCACTCTGAGGAGATTAGCTACCCATGATGGAAGATCACTTGGTCCTGATGAGGAGCCTCCCGTCATTCCCAGTAACAATTACAGTAGAAGACCCAACAATCCATCTCAACTCACTGTTTCAAGCCCAAACGTTCCCATTACAACTAAAGAAGCAGCACCTGAAAAGTCTACTGCAGTTGTTGTCCCTGTAGAAGAGGATTCCTTTCCTGTTTTACCACCAACCCAGACCCATAAGCAGGCCAAACCAAAGGCAGCTGGTAGTGGTTCATCCCAGAAAGAAATAACCccagctccagctccagctccagaAGTGGTAGATGTAAAACAGATTGAAAAGGAAAAGGCTCGTCTGGCGGAGGAGATGGAGTTAGCAAGGAAGGCGGAGGAGTTGGCACGCAAGGAGGAGGAATTAAGAGAGCAGAGGGCTGCAGCTGAAAAGGAACAACTCCGCTTGGAGCAAATAGCCAAAGCTAAGGAAGCtgaggaaagaaagaaaaagaaggcaGAGAAGGCTCAGGAAAGGGCGGAGTTCAAAGCGCGCAAGGAAGCTGAGATGAAGGAAAAG AAGAAAGCAAAGAAGTCTAAAAAGGTTGGCACCGCACCAGCAGACTTAGCAAGTGTCCAGAGCAACCCTGCACCTATAGCTACAACAGACGCTGAAAGCAACACACCTGACAATACTAGGGATGTTGATGTTCCTCAACAACCCCCAAGGAGGCCCGGTAAACCAGCAGTGAGGCAGCTGCAGCCCATGCCCGCACCCCTGCGTAACAAGTTCAAAAGGAGAACGCGGCAGTACATCTTCATCGGAGTCGCAGTTGCCCTAGCTGTCGTCGCGTTGATCCTGGCCGGCAGAACCTTAGACCTCCCTGGTTTAAGTTCTCTTCGCTTCTGA
- the LOC119310880 gene encoding protein TIC 62, chloroplastic-like: protein MEAKAAAVSLSAPLPWCRVGGSNGPLACSASARRSRRCGYHHGAPLRSLARPSSSARSFPAGRVYAMAAAATAPVKEQDLVFVAGATGKVGSRTVRELIKLGFRVRAAVRSKERASPLVQSVERLELGEGSAPASRLELVECDLEKQGEAGIKAAIGDAALVVCSIGASEKEILDVTGPYRIDYVATANLVRAAAKAGVEHFVLVTSLGTTRFGFPAALLNLFWGVLCWKKMAEEALVASGVPYTIVRPGGMERPTDAYKETHNLVVSPRDTYVGGLVSNLQVAELIACVAKNRRAAYCKVVELVAETTAPLLPMEDLLAGVPSDPGRAPPPAPAAPAVVAEAPKESPPAAAAAPTPAAVPPAPAPAPAASVAPPAAAAPPAAAPPPAAAPPAPAPVAAAKAERPLSPYAAYEDLKPPSSPTPSFSSGTTGQAVKESPPAPAPAPAAPAPPPPAAPAASAKPRPLSPYAAYEGLKPPSSPTPSRSSSKKNDDGDSPSPPPTAASPEAATSTTAEAAAAEPSSPLLDSNANGAPATAAPTADPGRPLSPYARYEDLKPPTTPTPSAPKV from the exons ATGGAGGCCAAGGCCGCCGCCGTGTCCCTGTCGGCGCCGCTGCCCTGGTGCCGCGTCGGCGGTAGCAACGGCCCGCTCGCGTGCTCTGCCTCTGCGCGGAGATCGCGCAGGTGCGGGTACCACCATGGCGCGCCCCTCAGATCACTCGCTCGCCCCTCCTCCTCTGCCCGCTCCTTCCCCGCCGGCCGCGTCTACGCTATGGCCGCGGCCGCAACGGCGCCGGTGAAGGAGCAGGACCTCGTCTTCGTCGCCGGTGCCACGGGAAAGGTCGGCTCCCGGACCGTAAG GGAGCTCATCAAGCTGGGCTTCCGCGTCCGCGCCGCCGTCCGGAGCAAGGAGAGAGCGTCGCCCCTCGTGCAGAGCGTGGAGCGGCTGGAGCTCGGCGAAGGGAGCGCCCCGGCCTCGAGGCTGGAGCTGGTCGAGTGCGACCTGGAGAAGCAGGGCGAGGCGGGCATCAAGGCGGCCATCGGCGACGCGGCGCTCGTGGTGTGCTCCATCGGCGCCAGCGAGAAGGAGATCCTCGACGTCACGGGCCCCTACCGCATCGACTACGTGGCCACCGCCAACCTCGTGCGCGCCGCGGCCAAGGCCGGCGTCGAGCACTTCGTCCTCGTCACCTCCCTCGGCACCACCAGATTCGGGTTCCCGGCCGCCCTCCTGAA CTTGTTCTGGGGTGTACTGTGctggaagaagatggcggaggaggcgCTGGTGGCCAGCGGCGTCCCGTACACGATCGTGCGGCCGGGAGGCATGGAGAGGCCGACGGACGCGTACAAGGAGACGCACAACCTGGTGGTGTCGCCGCGGGACACGTACGTCGGCGGCCTGGTGTCCAACCTGCAGGTCGCGGAGCTGATCGCGTGCGTGGCCAAGAACAGGAGGGCGGCCTACTGcaaggtggtggagctcgtggccgAGACCACCGCGCCGCTGCTGCCCATGGAGGACCTCCTCGCCGGGGTCCCCTCCGACCCCGGCAGGGCACCGCCCCCTGCTCCCGCGGCTCCGGCCGTCGTTGCCGAGGCGCCGAAGGAGTCGCCTCCAGCAGCTGCGGCGGCACCAACACCAGCTGCAGTACCTCCAGCACCGGCACCGGCACCGGCAGCGTCGGTGGCACCCCCAGCAGCTGCAGCACCTCCAGCAGCGGCACCACCACCAGCTGCAGCACCTCCAGCACCGGCACCAGTTGCAGCAGCAAAAGCAGAGCGGCCGCTCTCGCCATACGCGGC GTACGAAGATTTGAAGCCGCCATCGTCCCCAACACCCAGCTTTAGCAGCGGCACCACCGGTCAGGCGGTGAAGGAGTCGCCTCCTGCACCGGCACCGGCACCAGCTGCTCCGGCTCCTCCTCCCCCGGCTGCTCCTGCTGCTTCTGCAAAGCCACGGCCGCTCTCACCTTACGCGGC GTACGAGGGGCTGAAGCCACCGTCTTCCCCGACACCCAGCAGGAGCAGCAGCAAGAAAAACGATGACGGCGattctccatcgccgccgcccactGCCGCCTCTCCGGAGGCAGCAACCAGCACCACTGCCGAGGCGGCTGCAGCCGAGCCCTCCTCGCCGCTGTTGGATTCCAACGCCAACGGCGctcccgccaccgccgcccccacTGCTGATCCAGGGCGCCCACTTTCACCATACGCGAG GTACGAAGACCTGAAACCTCCAACCACGCCCACTCCATCCGCCCCCAAAGTATAG